One Spinacia oleracea cultivar Varoflay chromosome 4, BTI_SOV_V1, whole genome shotgun sequence DNA segment encodes these proteins:
- the LOC110779752 gene encoding GATA transcription factor 12-like → MEAPDFFVEDLLDLSNGGGDEMITDTFFDTVTGNSMDSSSPTPASDSCNSSAVSCTPSFPDSYFSGTDLCVPYDDMAELEWLSNFVEESFSTDDLHKLQYIPTNPQQQHGGAARYGAIPPTTTVPGKARSKRSRVPPCDWSTRLLMVSAPSPATSSSESGASPGQKKQPSLTKRRESGGPETGEVRRCLHCAAEKTPQWRTGPMGPKTLCNACGVRYKSGRLVAEYRPAASPTFVSAKHSNSHRKVMELRRQKECQRHQPPLHHQQPHHQQQQYIGGGHGGGHHMMMAGGGGEDYFIHHHLGGNDYRQMI, encoded by the exons ATGGAGGCGCCGGATTTTTTTGTGGAGGATTTGCTAGACTTATCTAACGGTGGTGGAGATGAAATGATTACCGACACCTTCTTCGACACCGTTACCGGAAATTCCATGGATTCTTCCTCCCCTACTCCCGCTTCCGACAGCTGCAATTCCTCCGCCGTGTCTTGCACTCCTTCTTTCCCTGACTCTTACTTTTCCGGCACCGACCTTTGCGTTCCG TATGATGATATGGCGGAGCTGGAATGGCTATCGAATTTCGTGGAGGAATCGTTCTCCACCGACGACTTGCACAAACTCCAATACATACCCACCAACCCACAGCAGCAACACGGCGGCGCAGCCAGGTATGGCGCAATTCCACCGACAACCACCGTACCGGGGAAGGCCAGGAGCAAGCGGTCACGGGTGCCGCCGTGTGACTGGTCCACCAGACTCCTCATGGTGTCGGCGCCCTCCCCGGCCACCTCGTCTTCCGAGAGTGGGGCGAGTCCGGGGCAGAAGAAGCAGCCGTCACTGACGAAGAGGCGGGAGAGTGGTGGGCCTGAAACCGGCGAGGTGCGGCGGTGCCTGCATTGCGCGGCGGAGAAAACCCCGCAGTGGAGGACCGGGCCCATGGGACCGAAAACCCTGTGTAACGCGTGTGGGGTTCGGTACAAGTCGGGCCGTCTCGTGGCTGAGTATAGGCCCGCTGCTAGCCCGACATTTGTGTCGGCTAAGCACTCGAACTCTCACCGGAAAGTAATGGAGCTCCGACGACAGAAGGAATGTCAAAGGCACCAACCACCACTTCATCACCAACAACCACACCATCAACAGCAGCAATACATTGGTGGTGGTCATGGCGGCGGTCACCATATGATGATGGCCGGAGGTGGTGGAGAGGATTACTTCATTCACCACCATTTGGGAGGAAATGATTACCGGCAgatgatatga
- the LOC110775839 gene encoding homeobox-leucine zipper protein ATHB-15 — translation MMAMSCKDGKGVMDNGKYVRYTPEQVEALERLYHECPKPSSLRRQQLIRECPILSNIEPKQIKVWFQNRRCREKQRKEASRLQAVNRKLTAMNKLLMEENDRLQKQVSHLVYENGYFRQQTQKSGVASKDTSCESVVTSGQHHLTPQHPPRDASPAGLLSIAEETLAEFLSKATGTAVEWVQMPGMKPGPDSIGIVAISHGCTGVAARACGLVGLEPTRVAEILKDRPSWYRDCRAVDVLNVLPTANSGTIELLYMQLYAPTTLAPARDFWLLRYTSVMEDGSLVVCERSLNNTQNGPSMPTVQNFVRAEMLPSGYLIRPCEGGGSIIHIVDHMDLEPWSVPEVLRPLYESSTVIAQKTTMAALRQLRQIAQEVSQPNVSNWGRRPAALRALSQRLNRGFNEALNGFTDEGWSMIGNDGIDDVTVLVNSSPDKLMALNLTFANGFPAVSNTVLCAKASMLLQNVPPAVLLRFLREHRSEWADNNIDAYLAAAAKISPCSLPGARIGGFGNQVILPLAHTIEHEELLEVIKLEGVVSCPEDAMMPRDMFLLQLCSGMDENAIGTCAELIFAPIDASFADDAPLLPSGFRIIPLDSVKEASSPNRTLDLASALEVGPSANRSSSDNSGSGNNMRSVMTIAFQFAFESHLQDNVASMARQYVRSIISSVQRVALALSPHLGSQAGLRSPLGNPEAHTLARWICQSYRCFLGVELLKSSGDGSDAVLKSLWHHSDAIMCCSLKALPVFTFANQAGLDMLETTLVALQDITLEKILDDHGRKTLCSEFPQILQQGFACLQGGICLSSMGRPVSYERAVAWKVLNEEENAHCICFMFMNWSFV, via the exons ATGATGGCAATGTCCTGCAAGGATGGTAAAGGAGTAATGGATAATGGAAAGTATGTGAGGTATACACCTGAGCAGGTTGAAGCTCTTGAGAGGCTTTATCATGAATGTCCTAAACCCAGTTCACTTCGTCGTCAACAGCTTATTCGTGAATGCCCTATTCTCTCAAACATCGAGCCTAAGCAGATCAAAGTCTGGTTTCAGAATAGAAG ATGCAGGGAGAAGCAGAGAAAAGAGGCATCACGGCTACAAGCTGTGAATAGGAAGTTGACTGCTATGAATAAGCTTCTTATGGAGGAGAATGATAGGTTGCAGAAACAAGTTTCACATCTTGTGTATGAGAATGGCTATTTTCGCCAGCAGACTCAGAAA TCTGGTGTAGCTAGTAAAGACACAAGCTGTGAATCAGTGGTGACGAGTGGTCAACACCATCTGACGCCACAGCATCCTCCAAGAGATGCTAGTCCTGCAGG ACTTTTGTCCATTGCAGAAGAAACTTTAGCAGAGTTTCTTTCAAAGGCCACTGGAACCGCTGTTGAGTGGGTCCAAATGCCTGGAATGAAG CCTGGTCCGGATTCCATTGGAATCGTTGCTATTTCTCATGGTTGCACTGGCGTGGCAGCACGAGCCTGCGGCCTTGTGGGTCTTGAACCTACAAGG GTTGCAGAAATCCTCAAGGATAGGCCGTCGTGGTATCGCGATTGCCGAGCTGTGGATGTGCTTAACGTGCTGCCCACTGCCAATAGTGGAACCATTGAGCTGCTATACATGCAG CTCTATGCTCCAACAACTTTGGCGCCTGCTCGAGATTTCTGGTTGCTACGCTATACTTCTGTTATGGAGGATGGCAGTTTGGTGGTCTGTGAAAGATCACTTAACAATACTCAGAATGGTCCGAGCATGCCTACTGTGCAGAACTTTGTAAGGGCAGAAATGCTGCCTAGTGGGTATCTTATAAGGCCTTGTGAAGGGGGTGGCTCCATAATACACATTGTTGACCATATGGACCTCGAG CCATGGAGTGTGCCTGAAGTGTTGCGCCCCTTGTATGAGTCATCAACAGTTATAGCCCAGAAAACAACAATGGCG GCTCTGCGTCAACTGAGGCAGATTGCTCAAGAAGTTTCGCAGCCCAATGTCTCTAACTGGGGTAGGCGGCCTGCTGCTCTGCGAGCTCTTAGCCAAAGGTTGAATAG GGGTTTTAATGAGGCACTTAACGGGTTCACTGATGAAGGATGGTCGATGATTGGAAATGATGGCATAGATGATGTCACTGTTCTTGTTAATTCATCACCCGACAAACTGATGGCATTGAATCTTACATTCGCTAATGGTTTTCCAGCTGTGAGCAATACAGTTTTATGTGCCAAAGCATCAATGCTTCTACAG AATGTTCCGCCTGCCGTACTTCTTAGGTTCCTTAGGGAGCATAGATCAGAATGGGCTGACAACAACATTGATGCTTACTTGGCAGCAGCTGCCAAAATTAGTCCCTGTAGCTTGCCAGGAGCACGAATTGGGGGGTTTGGAAATCAAGTTATACTTCCATTGGCACACACCATTGAGCATGAAGAG TTGTTGGAGGTCATTAAGCTTGAAGGTGTTGTCAGCTGTCCTGAAGATGCTATGATGCCAAGAGACATGTTCCTTTTGCAA CTATGTAGTGGAATGGATGAGAATGCAATTGGCACATGTGCTGAACTCATATTTGCTCCCATAGATGCTTCATTTGCTGATGATGCTCCTCTCCTACCTTCTGGTTTTCGCATCATCCCCCTTGATTCTGTAAAG GAAGCTTCGAGTCCAAACCGTACGTTGGATCTCGCTTCTGCACTTGAGGTCGGTCCATCGGCAAACAGATCTTCATCTGATAATTCTGGTTCTGGTAATAATATGAGATCAGTGATGACAATTGCATTTCAATTCGCTTTTGAGAGCCATCTTCAAGACAATGTGGCATCTATGGCTCGACAGTATGTTCGTAGCATTATATCATCAGTTCAGAGGGTGGCCTTGGCTCTCTCTCCACATTTGGGTTCTCAAGCTGGACTTCGGTCACCACTTGGCAATCCTGAAGCTCACACGCTAGCTCGATGGATTTGTCAGAGTTATAG ATGCTTCTTGGGAGTTGAGCTGCTTAAATCAAGTGGTGATGGTAGTGATGCAGTCCTTAAGTCTCTGTGGCATCACTCTGATGCCATCATGTGCTGCTCCTTGAAG GCTTTGCCGGTTTTCACCTTTGCAAATCAAGCCGGTCTCGACATGCTGGAAACAACCTTGGTTGCCCTGCAAGACATCACACTGGAGAAGATCTTGGATGACCACGGACGAAAGACTCTCTGCTCCGAATTTCCCCAGATTCTTCAACAG